The Christiangramia forsetii KT0803 DNA segment TGCTATAAGTATATGCCCAGAATGATTCAGTAGACTTATATCTTTTGGCATAGAACAAAGCCGGGAAACTAGAAAATATAAATATGCTGAGTAGGGTAGAGCTTATAAAAAGTACAGGCTTTGAAACTACAAAGAAGAGCATTAAGAAAATTAATGGATAACTCATAATGATCTTGAGAAACTGATTAATGAATAGAAGCCGGGATCCGATTTTTGAACCCTCCCTGAAATTAGTAAATACATATTTAGACATGGCAATATTCTCACGAACATTACTTCTGCCCCAGCGAATAAACATTTTATAAAGTCCGCTATATTGTTCAGGAACATTGGTATAAGCGTAGGCGTTTCGTTGAAACAATACATGATTCCCGCGTTTTAAGATCATATTGGTCATGGCTCTGTCTTCACCAATATCGGAGGCCTGTCCCATAAAGGTCTGGTTGATCCATTCCGGCAGACATTCAAAAACGGCTGTTCTGCGATAAGCTGCCAGCGCGCCCGGAGTACAAAGTACAGATTCCAAAGTGCTTTCTGCGGAACGCATAAATTCAAAACTCAGGACAAAGTTTACATTGAGCATTTTAGGAAGCAAAGCTTTCTGGTTGTTCAAAACCCTGATGTTTCCTGCAACCGCCCCACATTTTTCATTAAGTATGAAAGGACTAACCAAATTTCTTAAAGTATCTTCATTTACGACCGAATCACTATCAACAGTCACAAAAACTTCCCCTGTTCCCAAGTTAAATCCGCGGTATAAAGCATGGCGTTTTCCTTTATTTTCAGGCTGTTGATAAATAGCTACTCGATCGCCCAGAATTTTCTTCGCCTCCTTCATCCAGTGCCAGGTATCATCTTTACTACCATCATCTATGGCCAGTAATTGAAGTTTTTGCTCAGGATATTCACTTGCCGCAAGGCTCATTAAGGTAGCATAAACCTGCTTGCCCTCATTATAGGCCGGGACAATAACGGTACAGGAAGGCAGTTTTTCATCACTTACAGATTTAATAGGCTTATACCGAAAATAGAGATAGAGATTGTAAACAAAGAAACCTGCTCTATATACAAATAATGCACCTGCGATCATGGCAAAAATGAATCCCCAGGTAGTGCTCATCCTTTCCATATTATAGGCTGAAAAGTCGCTCTGTAGGTGGAATACCAAAAAAGCAGCTCCAATCATTAAAATAAATGTGCTGAGCAAAACAATGATACCCCAGATGTTTTTGGGATTTTTTATAGGTTGAAAATTTTTAGAAGGAATAGCTTCTGAAATATTTTTAGTTGAGTTATCAAAACCTGAATTCATATAATCGGATTAAATTCTTATTGAATATTCCTTTAGCAAGCCGTATGCCAGTGTTTATTAGCGTTGATTACTAGATGTTTTTAGAAAGTTGTCTAGCAAAACTGTGTAATATTTCGCCATTTATGTCGCTAATGGGAATTTATTCTCGGTATAATTATTCAATAGTGACAGTTCTAATAACTCCTAAAACTATTTGCTTTAAGGTCTTTCAAAATCTTTTAATTTTGGATTCTTTGGTGCGGTAACTTTATAATTCATTGTAAAAAAGTAGATTTTGTGAAGATCCAGAAAGACAAAAGTTTCCTTTCTTCCTTTAAGAGCATTAATCCTCAAAAGCTTAGTCACTAAATCCTATATTTCGATTAATATTCAGGTATTGAGTGGTCTGTTGTTTCTGTTTCTAAGGCAACTGTTATCTTTGTATAGACTTTTTCAGCTTACTATAAGAAAGAAAAAATATTAATATTTTAAGCCTTCCCCAATTTTTTAAGTATTTTTGCTATCAAATTCAGGTCGTTACCTCCCAAAATGCCAACCCTATTCCGCATGTAGATTGTAAAGACTTTTAAACATTTTACCATGAATAAGGTGCGGATCATAGGTATAGCTGCCACTATTAGCGGTGTTCTTATTGGATATTTTTTTAATCGAACAGAGGTTCATCTACTTTCGGGAATCCTTATCGGGCTCGGTATTGGATGGATTATATCCGGCAGGTTTATTGTAAATGGCGATACCGGATTCAGAAAATCGAGATTAAGGTAGAAAGAGGTTTCCAGTCCTGAAGACTGTATTTCAATTTAGGAGTGTAGTCAAAAGAAATTCATTGCTCATCCCGCTATCTTATTTTCTTCTTCTTTGATATCCTTAACGTAGTACATTTTTAAGATCCTTCCATTTTTGACTTCTACTTCCCCTCGATATTCACAATCAAATTTATCTTTGATGAGATCATAGGTATTTTCAGAAATATTAATTTTGCCAATGTCTGAATGAGATTCCATACGGGCGGCAATATTTACCGTATCGCCCCATATGTCGTACGCAAACTTTTTGGTGCCTACAACACCGGCCACTACTGGACCTGAATTTAATCCCACCCTAACATCAAAATTTGCGTCATCATAAAGAGAATTTTCTTTGGTCTCTTTTACAAACTGAGTCATCTCAAAAGCGGCCATTAAAATTTTGTAGGCGTGATCCTGATTGGGAAAGGGAAGACCACTTGCCGCCATATAGCTGTCTCCAATAGTCTTTATTTTTTCAATATCATATTTCTCCATGATTTTGTCGAATTGAGAGAAATAATAGTCTATGGTTTTTATAAGTCTTTCCGGGGGAAGGTTTTCTGCAATGAGCGTAAATCTTTTAAAATCTGCAAACAGAACCGTAACCGATTCAAATTTTTTAGCTCTAACCTTTCCATTTTTCTTTAATTCCCTGGCAGTTTCTTCAGGAAGGATATTCAGTAGTAAAAGTTCAGACCGGTTTTTCTCTTTTTCAATAATGGCACTGGTTCTCTTGATAAACCGGTTTCTACGATAAAGTCCGAAAGCCAGGAGACAAACCAGAAAAGAAGCAACGGCAATGGAGATTACCACCAATTGTTGATTTTCTCTCTGTGCACTTAGCAAATCTACTTCTATCTGCTTTTGTGCTACTTCATAATCTGCCCGGAGCCCGGCCATATTCTGAGCGGTAGAAACGTTGAGCACACTATCTCTATAAATAATATATTCTTTATAGAATTTATAAGCTTCAGGGATATTTCCGGTCTTTTCATAGATTTGCGCCAACCTTAAATTGGCTTCTCTGGTTTCATTTTTAAAGCCATAGGTTCTTGCCAAATCCCGACTTATGCTTGCAAATTCTATTGCAGTTGAGTCTTCATTTTTTTCTGTATAGATATCTGCCATTCCATTTAAAAATTCGCAAATCGGAGAATAATCTTCTGCTTTTTCCAGAGCCTGTATGGCTTGTTGAATATTTTTTTCAGCTTCTTCATTTCTGCCTAGTTTGGCATAAGCAAGCCCTAAAGTTCCCGAACAATACGCCAGGCCAAGATCAAAATTTATATTCTTAAAGATCTGTTCAGATTCTTCCAGATAGGATATGGCCATATCCATTTGATTATTCTTAAGATATCCATCCCCTGCATTGAAGATTACTGAACCAAGCGTGAGGGAATCCTTTGTTTTTCTGAAAATTTCAATTGCTTCATTATAATAATTTAATGATCTCTGGTGGTTTTTAGTTAGGGAGTACACATCGCCAAGAGTGACTTTTATTAATCCCAGCTCTTTTTCATTTTTAGCTACTGAAGCTGCCTGAAAATAGCTTTCCAGAGCCTCAGTAAAATCACCTCGTGAAGCCAGCGCATTGCCTTTTTGTAAATATCCTGTATAGAAATAGCTTTGGGAATTCCTTTTTTTGGCAATCTCTAAAAGCTCCTCAGAAAATTTTAATTTCATATAAGGTGCTATTGAATTTTCTGAAAGGTCCTTTAGAATTTCTAAATTCTGTCTTGCTCTACTGCTGGAATTGTAGATTTTTTCAAGGCTGTCTGCTTTTGTTTGATTCTGTGAAAAACCTTTATTTACTGAATTGACAAGAAACAGTAACAGAAATAAAAATGTCCTGTATTTCAGCAAATGAATACGCATATTGTTTAAGTGGATATAAAATGATTAATCCTGTGCTATTAGTTTGAGCTTGGGATCTATGGAATAACTTGTCCAGGTCCTGGAACCGCGCTTTCTTACCTCAAAATTTAAAGTATATTTTTCCTCATTTCCGGGTTCCCCATTTTGTACTCTTCCTACAATAACACCGGTGCCATTTTGCTCACTTATTCTCCCCGTTCCCAGTAGTTTAATTCCATTGTCGTGCTTAAATAATTTTATCCTTACCAGTCCTCCACTACCGGGTGTAGAATTACCTTGCCAGATTATTATATCGCCCATTTTCACATCAAGTGTGAAATCTTTATTTTTCGTTTCTGGTGGCTGTCCAAATGTAGCAGTGCTATCAACATTATTCTCATTGATATTTTCAGTATCAACTTCAAGTTTTATCATTTTTTGATTCTGAGAGTGGGAATCCGCGCTAAATAATAATGCACCAATAAAAAGAAGGACAATTGTAGCTTTAATTTTCATAATTATAATTTTGGTTAGTTTATAAGTAGATAAAATAAAGCTATTACTTAATTCAAAGTTGTGAGTGGGGAATGCCAGAACATAAAATTACTTATATCAGGCTTTGCTAAGATAGTAAATAATTTTAACCAACTGTAAATTAGATGTTTGTATTTAGATAGCTAGAAAAAAGCATAAAAATTTAATCGGTATTAGCTTAGATTGAAGGTTTAAGAGCTATTCAGTTTAATTCATCCTGATATTTCTATTTTTGCAAATATTAGGAATATCAATAAGTTTGATTTTGGCCGGACTCATTAAATTTTTCAGGAACAATACCAGAGAAGTGGGTTTTGGATGGATGCTTACGTTTCTCTCCAGTTTCGGGCAAACCTTTCTTATTTCCATCTACGTTCCTGAGATATTAAAGACCTTTGCTATTTCTAATGGTTTATTCGGTAGTATCTATGCCATTGCTACGGTCACTTCTTCAGTAATTATGCTTTCGGTAGGACATATGATAGATCATAAGCCAGTAAAAAAAATAACGGCACTTACTGTAGCCGGACTTGCGGTGTCTTCTTTTCTACTGGGAATTTCTCATTTGAGTATTGCGATTCTCATCATTGCCCTTATCGGATTAAGATTGACCGGCCAGGGACTAATGAGTCATATTAGCTTAACCGTTATGTCCCGGCATTATGAATTAGACCGGGGAAAAGCCTTAAGTATCGCGTCCCTTGGCTATGCCATTGGGGAGGCTATCTTTCCAATTTGTATTTCAAGCCTTATACTTTGGTATGATTATGAGATCGCAGCGATGGCCAGTGCAGCCTTCCTGTTTTTATATTTGATCAGATTATATTTTTCAGATCTTACCCATTTTGATAAAGGTCTCGAATTGGCAACAAAGCCTTCTGCTAAATCTTTGATGAAGGAATATAAAAGTCTCCTGAAGAAGAAGGCATTTTATATTCTTATGCCGGTAAGTTTTGCCCTTAGTTTTACGATCACCGCAGTATTTTTTTACCAGTATGTTATAGTTGAAGATAATGGCTGGTCTGTTTCGCTTTATGCCAGTTTTTTTACCGTTTACGCCTTAACAAGGGTGGTGTTTTCAATTTACGGCGGTGTACTTGTGGATAAATATACCGGAAAACAAATGTTTCGCTTCTACCTGATCCCATTTACATTAGGATTACTTCCTTTTGCCTTTTCTGATAGTATTTTTGGAGCCCTGGTTTTTCTGATTCTTGCGGGCATTAGTGTTGGGATGGCTGGTACCGTGAAATCCGCAGTTCTGGCTGAAGTCTTCGGAACAGAAAAATTAGGAACCATAAGAAGTGTTTTTACCATGTTTATGGTGTTAAGTACTGCTTTGGGACCTCTGATTTTTGGAACACTGATGGATATGGGAACAGAATTTGGTTCTATATTATTGGTTACTGCCATAATTCTGGGACTTATTATTCTTAATGCCCAGCGTATTAGACGTATCTAAACTCTAGATTATCTTCTCCCTTTGTTTTCATATGAAAATTTAAAGTAATTGATAATCAAATTATTATGAAATTTTGTTTGGAAAATCCGTAACTTATTGAGTGTATAAACCTTTAAATCAATAAGTTATGTTTATTGGAAAATTTTATAAAATAAGTATGTTGCTGTTAATTTTAATGAGCTTCTTTTCATTCGGATTAAATGCTCAGGTAAGAAAGGAACTGAAAATGACAAAAGCCGAAAAGGTTAAAACTTATGATGAAGTGGTTTCAGATCTACAAAAGAATAATAAAGAAGCAGCAAAACAGTTGGTAAGCTGGAAGACCGCAAAAAATTTCTTGTTAACTAAAGAAGGAAATTTCATTCCATATTATCCGTCCGGAAGTGGGATTAATCAGTCAGATAACCAGGTTTTATCTGCTACTCCGGTAAATTGTGCAAAAATTCCCTGTCCCGATATTTTTAAACCTGATGTCGTCTGCTGGGAATGTCACTGAATTATAAAGTGGCGAAGTACTTTTTCCAAGTTATGATGCTTCGTGATGTCCGTTATTGATTTCATTCAGTTTTATACTAATAATATAAAGATAGCCACCCTGAATTTTCATGAGTGACTATCTTTCCCTACTGTAATCGTTATTCCTTAAAATGAATTCAATGCATTTTTAGATTGAAAGGTTTCTTTGTTGAATTTGAACTTTATAACAATTTCATGTGATCCATTATGATATTCAGCAAAATCGTTCGTAGCAAAGTCATACGAATACCCTAAGAATAATCCTTCCAGTATCTGAAATCCTGCATTCCCAATCATAGCTTCATCATACCTGTAACCCAGGCCAAGACTTAGCCTGTCAAACAATAAAAAGTTTGCATTGGCATTTAAGGTGATTGGATTTCCCTGAATCACATTAGCCAGAATTGAAGGGCGAAAAGTAAGTGTCCTGTTTAGATCGAATTGATAACCTGCCAGTATATTATATTGAATTTTATCAGCTACGACGTTACGAACTTCCTCATCATAAAAATCCTGCTTAAAAAAATTTGGAACTGAAATACCTGCGTACCAACTCTCTGATGAAACCATCAAACCAGCTCCTACTTTGGCGTAAAATTCATTACTTATATTATTTCTAGCTATATCACCTGGGTTTTCAAAATTTCCTTTGTTGAAATCAATATCTAATAAAGCTCCTCCGCCATTGATTCCCAGAGATATAATAGTGTTTTCACTAAGAGAAATGTTATAAGCATAAACTGCCGCAAAAGATTTGTAAGATGCCGGCCCAATCTTATCATTTACCAGATTTAGGCCAAGACCCATTTTGTTGTTTGAAAGGGATGTTCCGTAAGACAGCCATTGGGATTCTGGGGCACCGTTTATCCCGGTCCACTGACTTCGAAACATCCCTGTAATATTGCTATTTTCCAGTGTGCCTACATACGCAGGATTCACGTGCTGGAGATTGTACATATAGTTTGAATATTGAGGTTCTACCTGCGCATTCATTGCGTAAAAATTTAAAATGAACAGGCCTATGATTAAGTGTTTTATATACAGTGATTTCATAATTTTCATTTTATCTTATTACTTGAATCCATCCTTCCATAAGCGGGGAGCCATCTCCCAGATCTAGAATATAGAAGTAAGTTCCATTCGGTATCTTTTTGTTATCTCCAACCGAAAATCCGGTATTAGAGGTTCCATTCCACGTATTATTGTAGCCAGAGGTTTCAAAGACCTTATTACCGTGACGATTAAAAATCTTAAGGTTATTCTTTGGAAAGTTTTGGATACAGTTGATTGCAAACAAATCATTCATACCATCTCCGTTTGGAGAGAACTGATTGAAAACTCTAATGCAAAGAGGGTCTAATTGAACAATAGACATATTATCACTCTCCTTTTCATCATTTGGAGTAGAATTTCTGAGGAAAGCCATGTTTTCATAAATACCATTTTCCAATATTTCCAGCTTTACCACCAATTCAGCCATGGAATTCATTTCCAGGGTATCTATTTTCCATTCTCCCGTTATATGGTTATAAGTTCCATGAGTGGCGAGACTTTCAAGATGTTTAAATCCGCTTTGAATATTCTCCTGAATAATAATATTACTGGCATCCAACTCTCCGTTATTAGCAACTTTAATAGTAAATGTGACCATTTGACCAATTGCTGGCGTCATAAGATCTACTGTTTTTAACACAGTAAGATTTGCGAACTTATCGCAATTCTCGTTATCAGGATTTGGATCGCAAGGATCTAATGGATCAGAACCACCATCCACTTCATCTCCATCATTGATTCCATCATCATCAGTATCAGGATCGTTTGGATCGGTTCCAATATCATTTTCATCCTCATCATCAATCCCGTCATTATCCTGGTCGTTGTCTTCAGACTCACAGTTTTCATTATCCGGGTTGGGGTCACAAGGATCTAGCGGATCAGAACCACCGTCTACTTCATCACCGTCATCAATTCCATCATCATCAGTATCAGGATCGTTTGGATCGGTTCCAATATCGTTTTCATCCTCATCATCAATCCCGTCATTATCCTGGTCGTTGTCTTCAGACTCACAATTTTCATTATCTGGATTAGGATCGCAAGGATCTAACGGATTGGATCCGCTATTTACCTCATCACCATCATTGATTCCGTCCCCATCGGTATCTGGATTCGTAGGATCGGTATTAAGGTCGTTTTCCTCATCATTTGTAAGTCCGTCTTTATCCTGATCACAAGGTCCAGCAGTTGGATCCGGATCGCAAGGATCTAATGGGTCTGAACCATTATCAACCTCGTTACCATCATTAATTCCATCACCATCGGTATCCGGATCATTCGGATCTGTTCCGATATTGTCTTCCTCGTCATCATTTAAACCATCGCCATCTGAATCATTCGGAGTAATTTCACAATTTTCATTATCGGGATTTGGGTCACAAGGATCTAGCGGATCTGAACCACCATCAACTTCATCACCGTCATCAATTCCATCATCATCAGTATCAGGATTCGTAGGATCGGTATTGATGTTATTTTCTTCATCATTTGTAAGTCCGTCATTATCCTGATCACAAGGACCTGCAGTTGGATCTGGATCGCAAGGATTTAACGGATCTGAACCACCATCCACTTCATCGCCGTCATTAATTCCATCTCCATCAGTATCTGGATTCGTAGGATCGGTATTAAGGTCGTTTTCTTCATCATTGGTAAGTCCGTCGTTATCCTGGTCACAAGGTCCGGCAGTTGGATTAGGATCACAAGGATCAAGCGGATCGGATCCACCATCAACTTCATCGCCGTCATTAATTCCATCATCATCAGTATCAGGATCGTTTGGATCGGTTCCAATATCGTTTTCATCCTCATCATCAATCCCGTCATTATCCTGGTCGTTGTCTTCAGACTCACAGTTTTCATTATCCGGATTTGGATCACAAGGATCAAGCGGATCAGAACCACCATCCACTTCATCACCGTCATTAATTCCGTCCCCATCGGTATCCGGATCATGTGGATCTGTCCCGATAGTATCTTCCTCGTCATCAGTTAAGCCATCGCCATCTGAATCATTCGGAGTAATTTCACAATTTTCATTATCGGGATTAGGATCGCAAGAATCTAACGGATCTGAACCACCATCAACTTCATCCCCGTCATTAATTCCATCCCCGTCGGTATCTGGATTCGTAGGATCGGTATTGATGTTATTTTCTTCATCATTTGTAAGTCCGTCATTATCCTGATCACAAGGACCTGCTGTTGGGTCTGGGTCACAAGGATCTAATGGATCGGAACCTCCTTCAATTTCATCCCCATCATTGATTCCATCGCCGTCGGTATCCGGATTCGTAGGATCGGTATTGATGTTATTTTCTTCATCATTTGTAAGTCCGTCATTATCCTGGTCACAAGGACCTGCAGTTGGATCCGGATCACAAGGATCTAATGGGTCTGAACCATTATCAACCTCGTTACCATCATTAATTCCATCGCCGTCGGTATCTGGATTGGTAGGATCGGTATTGATATCATTTTCCTTATCATTGGTGAGTCCATCATCATCCTGGTCACAAGGGCCTGTAGTTGGATCCGGATCGCAAGGATCTAATGGATCTGAACCACCATCCACTTCATCTCCATCATTGATTCCATCATCATCAGTATCAGGATCGTTTGGATCGGTTCCAATATCATTTTCATCCTCATCATCAATCCCGTCATTATCCTGGTCGTTGTCTTCAGACTCACAGTTTTCATTATCCGGATTTGGGTCACAAGGATCTAACGGATCTGAACCACCATCAACTTCATCCCCGTCATTAATTCCATCCCCGTCGGTATCTGGATTCGTAGGATCGGTATTGATGTTATTTTCTTCATCATTTGTAAGTCCGTCATTATCCTGATCACAAGGACCTGCAGTTGGATCTGGATCGCAGGGATCTAATGGATCTGAACCACCATCAACTTCATCCCCATCATTAATTCCATCCCCGTCGGTATCTGGATTCGTAGGATCGGTATTGATGTTATTTTCTTCATCATTGGTGAGTCCGTCATTATCCTGATCACAAGGTCCAGCAGTTGGATCTGGATCGCAAGGATCTAATGGGTCTGAGTCTCCATCAACTTCATCACCGTCATTAATTCCATCTCCATCGGTATCCGGGTTATTTGGATCTGTTCCGATATTGTCTTCCTCGTCATCATTTAAGCCATCGCCATCAGAATCATTCGGAGTAATTTCACAATTTTCATTATCCGGATTAGGATCACAAGGATCAAGCGGATCGGATCCACCATCAACTTCATCACCGTCATTGATTCCATCGCCGTCGGTATCCGGATTCGTAGGATCGGTATTGATGTTATTTTCTTCATCATTGGTGAGTCCGTCGTTATCCTGATCACAAGGACCTGCAGTTGGATCCGGATCACAAGGATCTAATGGATCTGAACCATCATCTACTTCATCACCATCATTAATTCCGTCGCCATCGGTATCTGGATTCGTAGGATCGGTATTGATGTTATTTTCTTCATCATTGGTGAGTCCGTCGTTATCCTGATCGCAAGGACCTGCAGTTGGATCCGGATCACAAGGATCAAGCGGATCGGATCCACCCTCAACTTCATCACCGTCATTGATTCCATCGCCATCGGTATCCGGGTCATTCGGATCTGTGCCGATATTGTCTTCCTCTTCATTGGTAAGTCCATCATTATCATTATCCTGATTTCCTACGCATTCGCTAGTTAGAATGTTTACGTCATGAATATCTATGGATTGTTCAAGGGAAATATCTAAAAGAGCACTAAGACTTACTTCTACGCGATTGAAATCTGAGGGAGGGTCTATAGTAAGCGTGATTATTTCATTATTCTGAAGACTTGTAAGAAGAGCTACATCCAAAAGATCATTGGCTGAAGTAGTAAATTCGTTACTACCGTTTAAGGATGCAGAAAACTCTAGATTTTGTAAAACCCCTACTGAAACCAAAGAGCCATCCATCTTAAAGCTAATACTGAACTGATCATTTTCGGAATTATTCTCCAGATAAAAAAGCTGAGAAATTCTAGAAGCGACTCCGGCAGTTCCAAGACTTATCTGCGAAAATGAATTAAGGTTTTCATCAATAGCGAAATCTGGATTTTTAATTCCTGCATTGCCAAGATCTAAAACATCCAGGTTAATACCAGAAGCATCTCCAGAGGTAAAATTTGGTTTGTAGCATTCTGGGGCACTCTGTATATCATACAATGAATAATATACATCCATAGAATTTTCATTGCTTAAACCCAGGATTCCTGCGGTAATATCTTCAATACGAATCCTGTTATATTCAGAATTTGGAGTTACTGCAGCATAAAAATTCCCTTCGCTGTCACTAACAATTTTAAAATCATTGCTACTCTCGAAAGAATCTGTAGCGTAGGTTGCTAATACACTGTTATTAAACTTAGGTTGAATCTCAAAATAATGATTGCCTAGTATTAGAGTACTGGTAACATCAATGATTAACTCGCCTAAACTTCCCTGTAATAAAGAGTTAAGGATGTCATCTTGAAAATCTAAACGAATGTAAGAAGTTGTTCCTGAGGAGAGCGTTTCGGGATAACCCAATTCAAGGATCCCCGTTTCTGAACCAATACCCAATGCGATTCCTGCATCGGAATTTAACCTGGCGTAAGTCTCATTAAAATTTACAGCATTTTCAGGGTTGGTGACATTATCACTTGTAATAACAGAATTCGCAACCTCTTGTCCGTTTATTTCAAGAGTCGAGGTGAAAAAAGCGATAATTGACAACACAAAACAAAGCTGTCGAAAAGTAATTTTCAACATAAGTTCGAGATTTAAATGTTAGACATTTTATCTCAATCCAGTAGGGTAAACTGAGAACTTAATAGTTACTTTAATTTAAAAGTCACTATACAACGATTTGTTTGTTTGATTTTTTTGAAGGTAATAAAAATACTACAAAATATTCATTTGTATTAATCATATAATGTTAA contains these protein-coding regions:
- a CDS encoding gliding motility-associated C-terminal domain-containing protein; this translates as MLKITFRQLCFVLSIIAFFTSTLEINGQEVANSVITSDNVTNPENAVNFNETYARLNSDAGIALGIGSETGILELGYPETLSSGTTSYIRLDFQDDILNSLLQGSLGELIIDVTSTLILGNHYFEIQPKFNNSVLATYATDSFESSNDFKIVSDSEGNFYAAVTPNSEYNRIRIEDITAGILGLSNENSMDVYYSLYDIQSAPECYKPNFTSGDASGINLDVLDLGNAGIKNPDFAIDENLNSFSQISLGTAGVASRISQLFYLENNSENDQFSISFKMDGSLVSVGVLQNLEFSASLNGSNEFTTSANDLLDVALLTSLQNNEIITLTIDPPSDFNRVEVSLSALLDISLEQSIDIHDVNILTSECVGNQDNDNDGLTNEEEDNIGTDPNDPDTDGDGINDGDEVEGGSDPLDPCDPDPTAGPCDQDNDGLTNDEENNINTDPTNPDTDGDGINDGDEVDDGSDPLDPCDPDPTAGPCDQDNDGLTNDEENNINTDPTNPDTDGDGINDGDEVDGGSDPLDPCDPNPDNENCEITPNDSDGDGLNDDEEDNIGTDPNNPDTDGDGINDGDEVDGDSDPLDPCDPDPTAGPCDQDNDGLTNDEENNINTDPTNPDTDGDGINDGDEVDGGSDPLDPCDPDPTAGPCDQDNDGLTNDEENNINTDPTNPDTDGDGINDGDEVDGGSDPLDPCDPNPDNENCESEDNDQDNDGIDDEDENDIGTDPNDPDTDDDGINDGDEVDGGSDPLDPCDPDPTTGPCDQDDDGLTNDKENDINTDPTNPDTDGDGINDGNEVDNGSDPLDPCDPDPTAGPCDQDNDGLTNDEENNINTDPTNPDTDGDGINDGDEIEGGSDPLDPCDPDPTAGPCDQDNDGLTNDEENNINTDPTNPDTDGDGINDGDEVDGGSDPLDSCDPNPDNENCEITPNDSDGDGLTDDEEDTIGTDPHDPDTDGDGINDGDEVDGGSDPLDPCDPNPDNENCESEDNDQDNDGIDDEDENDIGTDPNDPDTDDDGINDGDEVDGGSDPLDPCDPNPTAGPCDQDNDGLTNDEENDLNTDPTNPDTDGDGINDGDEVDGGSDPLNPCDPDPTAGPCDQDNDGLTNDEENNINTDPTNPDTDDDGIDDGDEVDGGSDPLDPCDPNPDNENCEITPNDSDGDGLNDDEEDNIGTDPNDPDTDGDGINDGNEVDNGSDPLDPCDPDPTAGPCDQDKDGLTNDEENDLNTDPTNPDTDGDGINDGDEVNSGSNPLDPCDPNPDNENCESEDNDQDNDGIDDEDENDIGTDPNDPDTDDDGIDDGDEVDGGSDPLDPCDPNPDNENCESEDNDQDNDGIDDEDENDIGTDPNDPDTDDDGINDGDEVDGGSDPLDPCDPNPDNENCDKFANLTVLKTVDLMTPAIGQMVTFTIKVANNGELDASNIIIQENIQSGFKHLESLATHGTYNHITGEWKIDTLEMNSMAELVVKLEILENGIYENMAFLRNSTPNDEKESDNMSIVQLDPLCIRVFNQFSPNGDGMNDLFAINCIQNFPKNNLKIFNRHGNKVFETSGYNNTWNGTSNTGFSVGDNKKIPNGTYFYILDLGDGSPLMEGWIQVIR